The following are encoded together in the Oncorhynchus masou masou isolate Uvic2021 chromosome 5, UVic_Omas_1.1, whole genome shotgun sequence genome:
- the LOC135529568 gene encoding LOW QUALITY PROTEIN: GTPase IMAP family member 4-like (The sequence of the model RefSeq protein was modified relative to this genomic sequence to represent the inferred CDS: inserted 1 base in 1 codon; substituted 1 base at 1 genomic stop codon) has product MDRPLHRQIRIVLLGSRFSGKNAVGNTILARLKWSYSLLKRTILCVKKQGKVEEWKVTVVDTPGWWNPCPEENTSVLVKKQINASASLCPPGPHAILLVIKAFHSFTEERRRAVEDHIELLSDNVWSHTIVLFINGECLGKAGIEEYFXSEGEALQXLVEKCGNRYHVFNFQRVPELLWKIDNMVADKDGKHFEMCRVVVKKTEWKRL; this is encoded by the exons ATGG ATCGTCCTCTTCACCGTCAGATAAGGATTGTGCTGCTGGGGAGCAGGTTTAGTGGAAAGAATGCAGTAGGGAACACCATCCTGGCCAGATTAAAATGGAGCTATTCCTTACTGAAGAGAACTATACTGTGTGTGAAGAAACAAGGGAAAGTAGAAGAGTGGAAGGTCACTGTAGTTGATACGCCAGGCTGGTGGAATCCCTGTCCTGAAGAAAACACTTCTGTGCTGGTTAAAAAGCAGATAAACGCGAGTGCATCTTTGTGTCCTCCAGGACCCCATGCAATCCTCCTGGTCATAAAGGCATTCCACTCATTTACAGAGGAACGTAGAAGAGCAGTGGAGGATCACATTGAGCTTCTCAGTGATAACGTCTGGAGTCACACTATAGTGCTGTTCATCAATGGAGAATGTCTGGGAAAGGCAGGCATCGAGGAGTACT TGAGTGAAGGGGAGGCCCTCCAGTGACTGGTTGAGAAATGTGGGAACAGGTATCACGTCTTCAACTTTCAACGGGTCCCAGAGCTTCTGTGGAAAATAGACAACATGGTGGCAGACAAAgatggtaaacattttgaaatgtgTAGAGTAGTTGTAAAGAAGACAGAATGGAAAAGGCTGTAA